The genomic interval TGGCAACATCGaatgtgatgagatgatatcCATCAGGTTGTCTTTCTTCATATTCCTCAATATAGTTTTCTCGTCCTGCCCATGCTCTTGTGTACTGTTTAACAAACTTAAAAACAATTTCTACAACACAGAAATTGAGGGAGTTGCAATATCATGTTCAAGCTTATTCCTTATGAACCAAAGATGATCCATTGCCACAGTTGCAAAAATCTAGAAATCATGTTGCTCTTCTTCAGGTATTTTTAGAATGTTGGAAGGGTTAATTATTATGTTGATCCAGTTGGATATCGGTTGGCTTGAGGGAGGTATCAATCGGCCACTTGGAGTGTCTCCACATTACTCTAGAGAAGATGCAATTAAGGAAGAGATGAGGGAGATCTTCAGGTTCGGTTTTGCAAAGGGGGCATCAAATTTGATCTTCATCAAGAGGAATAACGTTACTGATCTTGGTTTTTGTGGGGACAATGTTATGGCTAATTTTTCAAATGAGCAATTTTAATCTATCCTGAATTTTCATCTTCCATAGGGATTTCCAATTGATGGGCAGGTTGCTAGTAGAAAAGATGTCATTCTAATGAACCAATGCTACATAGGCTGATTTTACAGAGAATTTTCCATAGGCATGATGGAGCCAATAAGTCTTATCGGGTATGTGCTAGAAGTTATGGTTGGCTAAGggaattttttggatttctctAGTGGTATTCTATGAAAAAAGGGTATTCAAGAGGAGGGTATTCCAACACCTTGGCTCTTCTAAGATGAGCTCTGAAATAGTAGTGatcaacaatattaataatggGATGTGGTTCAGGGACATTGGTTGATAGAATAGGAATCCAATGATCAATCCAAACTCGTGGTGGCTCCATTATTGATTTGATAACAAAAACTAGATTTTAAGAAATCCCTTTGTTTTAAAAGACTTATCCAAAACCTGGAGTTCGATGACTTGGGGGCTACCTCTAGAAAAGAGTTTGAACTTAGGTATTTCTTTGAAATAACTTCTTTCCAAAGGTTGTTGGATCCATTGATGAAAGTCTAAGCTAGTTTGGAGATGAGGGCTAAATTGAATATGGAACCCTGTTTCAAGCCAAGACCACCCATTGATTTAGGCAGACAAATCGAATTCCAAGATTTTGGGAtaagcttctttttttggttgtcTGCATATCCCCACCAAAACCTCCTTAGCAGAGTATCAATTTTTTTGCCATTATCTTGGGGAAGAGAAAGGTGAACATGACATAAGAGGGAAGCGAGCTTGCCACTGATCTAATGAGGACAGTTTTTGAAGCTTGAGAAAGAATTTTTATCTTCCAACCTTGAAGTTTGGTttggattttattgatgaggCCGGAAAGaaatttcttcttttcaacACCATTAGTGAGGGGCATGcccaaatatttagaatttggaGGTGAAGTTCTGAAGTCAAAGAAACTTTTAACAGTATTGATATTATCAGGATTAATGTTGGCACTGAAATGAAGAGAGGATTTCATGTGATTAATATTTTGTCCTAACCATGAATTATAAGTGGTAATACAGTCTGTAAAGGCTTGGGCGGTATGAGAATTGGCCGTATCAAAAAGGAATAGATCATCAGCCTAAAGCAAATGGGATAGGGAAGGCCTCTCTCTTGACATTTTTATGCCTCTAAGACAGCCAAGATTTTCTTTAAGAGTGATGAGTCTGGAGAGCACTTCAGTGccaagaatgaaaatgaaaggagaTAGGAGATTTCCATGCCTTAAACCTCTCGAGGGTTGAAAGAAACCATGTAGAGATCCATTGATAATAACAGAGTAGGAAATAGTAGAAATGCATTCTTTAATCCAATGGATCCATTTATGATTGAAGCTAATGTGGTGAAAAACATCCAGAATGAATGTTCATTCCATAGAAACAAAAACttttgccatatcaattttaatagcCACAGTGCAAGTTCtggttcttctttttttcgTGAGATGGAAAATCCCTTGAGTCAAGATCGTGTTTTCTTGAAAGAATCTATTTGGCAAGAAAACAGATTAATAAGGGGATATGATACTTGGCAGAATAGCTTTAAACCTCTTTGCAAGGATTTTTgctataatttcaaaacaaatattaaaaatactaataggTCTAAATTGATtgatattatttgaattttccaCCTTAAGAATTAAAGCTAAATTGATATGATTGAACTCTTTTgggaataaaataattataataatatcaaaacgTGATAAAGAGTTGTCAAATCAATCTGcatcataaaaaagaaagaaaaaacaaaagaagttcaaattaattagttacATTATTGGGGTCTCGTCGTCTCGATGTATtataaagacaaaaagaaaataacattataaattgttcttcttaCAATTAACTTAATTAGATTAGATATATCAGTTGACCAAGTCTTTGCAGCAAAGCATCTCTACAACCCGGGTCATGGTGGGCCTATCATCCTTGTCTTCAGCAACGCATTGCAAAGCCACCTTGAGCAGAAGTTCCATCTTAGCCGAGTCATATCTGCCGGCCATGCTTGGATCTATAATCTCCTCAATATTCCACGACTCCCATGAAGCTTCACCAGCAGCATGCATGATCTTCTCCCTCACCAGCGTGTCCAATCTAGTATGCTCTTTCGCCCCTCCGCCACCAGAGCTATGCTGCGTACCTGTGGGGCTCTTTCCAGTAACCATTTCCAGCACCACAATCCCATAGCTATAGACATCAACTTTAGAGGTGATAGGAAGATTATAAACCCATTCAGGGGCCATATAACCTCTAGTTCCTCTCATCTTTGAGAAGCTTGAATGATCATGCTCACTTCTATTCAGTAGTTTAGACAGACCAAAATCTGCTACCTTTGGTTGATAGTTGGAGTCCAAGAGTATGTTATGAGGCTTTACATCACAATGTAAAACCCACTCTAGGCACTCTTCATGCAAATAAGCTAGGCCTTTCGCTGTGCCCACTGCAATATCAAACCTCTTTTTCCAATCAAGTTCCTTAGAAGTAAGTTTTTCTGCCAAGGATCCATGCTCCATGTACTCGTACACCAGAAGCCTATGCTTTCTCTCTACGCAGTATCCCCAGATGTCTATCAAGTTCATGTGGTTAAGCCTCCCAATGGTATTTACTTCTGCTAGGAATTCGGCTTCACCTTGGTTAGCTTCGTCGAGTCTTTTGATTGCTGCAACTCGCTTATCGGGCAGTATACCTTTGTATACTACCCCACCCCCTCCTCGTCCAATCACTTCAACGAATCCCCGTGTGGCCTTTTTCAGCTCAGAAAACTTGAATCGCTTGAATCTCGACATCAGGAGGTATCCCTCTGCAACTGGGTCGGAATTCTTACTGCTCATGAACAAGGAAAAGAACACCAGGAAAATGCAGGTTACCTCTAGGCCTCCCACTGCAGTAGCAAACCAAAGCAAAAGCTTCACTGTCTTATTTTCATACGTTCCTCTAACTTGCCTGCTAAGTTCGGCTGTGCAATTCAACCTTGATTCGGCGGCATCCAGCGTCTTATTATAGACAAAACCAGCTCTGGgtacttttaaataaaagtcaCCTTCAAAATTTGGTGTGAGTTGTCCATTGAATAACTCATACTTGGGGTAACATAAATAGTCACCGTCAGCTGCGCTAAATTTAAATTGGAAACCTTTGCAACCACACGTCGTCAGGCATTCGTTTTTACAGTGTTGTAAGGTCACATTAGGCTGGAACTCCATATCATAGCCATAGAACTCAACACGAGAAAGTTGGACAAAACTAGACAGCTTTTCATGACTCTGATTGCAAGGGAGATTGAAGTCTGCTTCACACCCAAAAGACCAATCAGTTGGATCTTTGATCTTGAATCCCTGCAAGCAAGAGCATCTCCTGCCGGAAGCATGATCATAACTACAAACACTATTGGGCCCACATATGCCATGAATCGTGCATGGATGCGACACCGCTTGCCATTTGACAACCCAATCCCACCCTTCATTCACTGCTTCCAGGCTGTATAATCGAAGGTTACCATCACGATCAAGAGTTAATCTTCTGTGAGTTTTCACACCAAAATCTGTAGCTAGGATCTCCAAATGATCGGATGACCAGAAATAGCCCAACTCGTTCAGTACTGCAGCTCTACTAGAGTTGTACATAGACCTTCCGGCTAGTCCAGGATTACTAAGCCATGGATCAGGCCAGTAGAGACTGGATACAACAGGACCTTGGTATAACAGACTAAGGACATTATCGTTGTCAAAAAATAGCTTATAGTAGCCAGAAGAATAGTCTACTTTACCTGATTTTGATACAAGGGTTGAGATCCTGGTTAATGTTTGTTGAGGAAGAAGAGTATCTGTTGGTGAATCAAAGCTCTGCCAGATGACGCCACTCTGAGAATGATTTAGAACAAGATTTCCAGTGTTTTGGAGCTTTAGTTGCAATTTCGAGGACTCTAAAGTGGTCGAGGCTGCTGTTCTGGTAGCCCAAACGGTTATACCGACAGAGTTTGTTAGGCGAAGCTTGCCATCTTTTGAAAGCGAAAGCTGTGAACCTGTTCCATCAACCGGATCATCTCGGTTTGCCATCCAAACAACGGTCGGAGCTGAGGACCTTGTCAACCATATGGCAAAGCAGAAAGCGTTTTCACCGACCGGGAAAAATCCCGCAGAGAAATCACCATTGAGAGAAACCAGTTTGTCGCTTGGGTTCTCAACAGATAAAGATGAACCTCTGAGAACGTCAAATGTTTTTGATGATGAAGATAGGAGAGGAGTTTGGATGAGcataagaagaaggaagaaaattgaGATATCCATGATGAGAATGCAAGAGGGTTACATAGTCGAGATCATCTTTCTACTTTCTGAGTCTTTATCTAAGGTACTGATAGATGCATATATAGGAGAAGAATGCAAATGTTCGCCATTTGTTTTCCCAGCCCACTTGTTAATAAACTAAAACGAACGTTTGCAAGACCACTCCTCAGACAAAGACTATGGGTGTGAAACCTCGACCGGAAATCACTTATTATTGTACGTCAGTGTTGATTTTTCGAACTCAATGGAGATTTTAAGATTGTTGACGTGTCTTTTTCGTTTATAACGTCATTACTTCGACACGAAAGAAATCGATTGAAATCTTAACTCTTAATTAGTAGTgaatacttattttattagttttttttaaatttaaatttaaaatttaaaatcttataatttttaaccgTATTAATAATTGATacgaattaaattttttataaatttttttaccaaaCTTCATCATGTAGTCAAAGTACATCATGTCATCATGTAGTCAAAGTACAGCTTAAAAcctgattaattatatatgccGGCCTTGCTCGATGGTGCAAGTTTACGTTGACTCTCGCTTAGGGTTATAATCTGATTAATGTTAATGTTATGGACaagtataaatttatttgacaaaaaagttaattccactataaaaatttgagttttttttcttcttcatttttttttacacagtgaaatctacttttttgtaaaaattctgtgtaaaacttataaatttgagacttatatatatatatatatcattattctatatatatatatatatcattattctcttttgtgtatatatatatatacattaggtGAAACTAACATGCAATTCATCTTtgcttaatttatatttatttttttttttttgttaagaactaATTTTTCCTTAATAAGGACGTAATGTTTTTGGttaattaaataacaatgtaatatttatgtaatttataaataattacacgttgtaatatattataaaataatagcaTTAATAGAAGCTATAACATGGTcttataaataaacaatatcGCTCATAGTTTTATGAAAGttgtttgagataattttaattctAGGATGACAATCCAGCATTTTCCTCATCTTGCATTGCCTCACGTTAGTAagctttctattttctctctctctctctctaagattcacatctctctccctctcacatgAAATTTCTTCTAAGTATATAGTTTTGAAAGTGCAGTCCGTGGTTTGTGGGTCTTGTGGATCTCTCCTGCGATTTTAGTTTGTAGTTGGTGCTGCGAttgtttggcattttttttagatttgtgaTACATCGGTAAACTCACTGCCTTGTCCCTCATTGTTTTTCATCCACAATATCCTTCCACTTCCTGACCAAAACAAAACCATCGCAATAAATCTTAAACAACTTTCTCCAACACTTGCACTATCATGTGCAAGATTAGAaacgaaaaaaataagaacatttgtacatatatttcttaaattttgatcGTTCAAAACCTAACAAATAGCTTCACCAATCTCTGGACATCGCTTGATGAATGCTTTCGCAATCGATCCACATGCCTTCCTATATCAGTCTCCTATaattcaaaataacaataaatgaataaatattagataattgTTATAATTCGAagagattaatttaaaaataccaAGAAAAATCTGGTAGCATAATTTACCTTGAGTGCCTGAAATGTTATATCCATGTCCGCTAGACTTTGAAGCAATTCAACCAAAGAATCATCAGACGGACTCATAGAAGCGAATCCAAACCAAAGAGAAAATCAaactcagaaaaataaaattgaaatataaacgaaacaattattagaaagaaaggaaaaaaacctGGTCAGGATCTTTGAGGTGCTCCTTAATTTCCAGAGTTTTTGTCTGCTCGTCATCGAACAAACCACTATAGGGATCCAAATCTCCAACGTACTCGCCTTCTACGGACTGCGGCCTCATCGATGACCCTCCTTTCCCTTCGTGGCCTCTACTATCCTTCCCAGCCTTAGCCTTCGCCTCGCGATGATTATTAGGCCGCAGGTTGTCTACGTCGTCGCAGTTTTGGCACCAAGGCTGCCCCATTCGAAAGGAGAAAATGAGATCCCCATCAGAGGCACGAATCATCGAAATCCCCATTCGGACAAAACGAAAGGAGCACACAAATCTGAGAAGTAGGAAAAAGCTTAACTGGATTTTGGGGGATGGGTAAGGGAGTGCagaagaaagtgatttttgttccttttattatccctatttttttttcacagttAACAGACAGATTTAGAGGAAGGCATTAACTTTAAcggaaaaagaacaaaatctattaaaacaagaaatttctGTTAGATaaccactttatatatataaagatattggctctaggaaaaaataaataactaaaaatatagCATATAGCCGATGATCGATCAAAGTGCATGGCCATGTGGGGCTCGGGCCAACCTATATATGcaagagaaagtctactataCCGCCTCAAGTTAACACATCCATATGATCGCTggttaaaattaatttttttatttatttagtgattaaggaagtgattttaaatgtattggtatatttttttattttttaaatgtatttaaatatgttaaaaaaatgtgaaaaaaaaaagaaaaaaaaaatttacactgaACAGTATGTCCAACAATCAAGATAGAGCGGCATAGTAGTCGCATccgatatataaatataatataatataagattgAAGAAAAATGAGACTTCTTAAATATTCTTCTGGCACATGGATTTTTGAATgacattataattaataaccccacacacacacacatataatattTGTGGGGCCAGTTTGAGACTTTGctgaattattttttgggtCAACTGTT from Juglans microcarpa x Juglans regia isolate MS1-56 chromosome 4S, Jm3101_v1.0, whole genome shotgun sequence carries:
- the LOC121262168 gene encoding putative receptor protein kinase ZmPK1, producing MDISIFFLLLMLIQTPLLSSSSKTFDVLRGSSLSVENPSDKLVSLNGDFSAGFFPVGENAFCFAIWLTRSSAPTVVWMANRDDPVDGTGSQLSLSKDGKLRLTNSVGITVWATRTAASTTLESSKLQLKLQNTGNLVLNHSQSGVIWQSFDSPTDTLLPQQTLTRISTLVSKSGKVDYSSGYYKLFFDNDNVLSLLYQGPVVSSLYWPDPWLSNPGLAGRSMYNSSRAAVLNELGYFWSSDHLEILATDFGVKTHRRLTLDRDGNLRLYSLEAVNEGWDWVVKWQAVSHPCTIHGICGPNSVCSYDHASGRRCSCLQGFKIKDPTDWSFGCEADFNLPCNQSHEKLSSFVQLSRVEFYGYDMEFQPNVTLQHCKNECLTTCGCKGFQFKFSAADGDYLCYPKYELFNGQLTPNFEGDFYLKVPRAGFVYNKTLDAAESRLNCTAELSRQVRGTYENKTVKLLLWFATAVGGLEVTCIFLVFFSLFMSSKNSDPVAEGYLLMSRFKRFKFSELKKATRGFVEVIGRGGGGVVYKGILPDKRVAAIKRLDEANQGEAEFLAEVNTIGRLNHMNLIDIWGYCVERKHRLLVYEYMEHGSLAEKLTSKELDWKKRFDIAVGTAKGLAYLHEECLEWVLHCDVKPHNILLDSNYQPKVADFGLSKLLNRSEHDHSSFSKMRGTRGYMAPEWVYNLPITSKVDVYSYGIVVLEMVTGKSPTGTQHSSGGGGAKEHTRLDTLVREKIMHAAGEASWESWNIEEIIDPSMAGRYDSAKMELLLKVALQCVAEDKDDRPTMTRVVEMLCCKDLVN
- the LOC121262169 gene encoding probable mediator of RNA polymerase II transcription subunit 26c: MGISMIRASDGDLIFSFRMGQPWCQNCDDVDNLRPNNHREAKAKAGKDSRGHEGKGGSSMRPQSVEGEYVGDLDPYSGLFDDEQTKTLEIKEHLKDPDQSDDSLVELLQSLADMDITFQALKETDIGRHVDRLRKHSSSDVQRLVKLFVRF